The following is a genomic window from Salinibacterium sp. UTAS2018.
GATGCTCGTCGTCGACGAAGCGCACTGCATCAGCGACTGGGGCCACGACTTTCGCCCCGACTACCGCCGCCTGCGCGAACTCATCGCCACCATGCCCGCCGGCGTACCCGTGCTCGCCACCACCGCCACCGCCAACTCTCGCGTCGTCGCCGACATCGCCGCGCAGCTCGAAGGCGGGGCAAGCGGCGGTGCAGACGGCACCGCTGGCGTCGAAAACCCCGTAGGCACCACAGGTGCCGCCGAAAACACAGCCGCGGCAGGCACCGAAGTCGTCACCATCCGCGGACCGCTCGCGCGAGCATCCCTGCGGCTGGGCGTACTGAAATTGCCGGATGCCCGCGCCCGCCTCGGCTGGCTACTGAGCCACCTCGCCGAACTTCCCGGCAGCGGTATCATCTACACGCTCACAGTGTCGGCCGCCGAAGACACCGCGCGACTGCTGCGCGATAGCGGCATGGATGTGCGCGCCTACACCGGCAAAACCGACCCGCAAGAACGCGAAGAGTCCGAGCAGGCGCTCAAGAACAACACCGTCAAAGCGCTCGTGGCCACCAGTGCCCTCGGCATGGGATTCGACAAGCCCGACCTGGGCTTCGTCATCCACCTCGGTGCGCCTTCTTCTCCCGTCGCCTACTACCAACAGGTGGGCCGTGCCGGGCGTGCCACCGACAACGCCGACGTGCTGCTGATGCCCGGGCCCGAAGACCGCGACATCTGGGAATACTTCGCCACCTCATCCATGCCCGACCAAGCCAATGCCGAACTCGTGATCTCCGAGCTTACCGCCGCCGCTGACTCTGGCGCCGGGCCCATCTCCACGCCCGCGCTCGAAGCGCGCGTGAACCTGCGCCGCAGTCCCCTCGAACTGCTGCTCAAAGTGTTGGATGTCGACGGTGCCGTCGCCCGCGTGCAAGGCGGCTGGACCGCCACCGGCCAGCCCTGGAGCTACGACGCCGAACGCTACGCCGGAGTCACCGCCGCCCGCCGCGCCGAACAACAGAACATGCTCGACTACGAACAACTCCCCGCCGGCACCGAAGGCTGCCGCATGGAGTTTCTGCAACGCGCCCTCGACGACGACACCGCCACCCCCTGCGGCCGCTGCGACAACTGCGCCGGCATCTGGTACCCCACCGATATCACCACGGATGCCACCAGCCGCGCCACCGCCACCCTCGACAAAGTCGGCGTCCCCATCGAACCCCGCGCCCAATGGCCCACCGGAGCCGACAAAGTCGGCGTGCCCGTGCGCGGACGCATCAACCCCGACCAACGCTCCCTCGAAGGCCGCGCCCTCGCCCGCCTCACCGACCTCGGCTGGGGCGGCACCTTGCGCACCCTCTTCGCCCCCGGCACCCCCGACGCTGCCGCGAGCCCCGCGCTCGTTGCCGCCTGCGTGCGCGTACTCGCCGACTGGGGCTGGGATGAGCGACCCGTCGCCGTGGTCTCCATGCCGTCGCGCCGCCGCCCACAACTCGTGGCATCCGTCGCCGAAGCCCTCGCCAGCGCCGGCAAGCTCCCCTACCTCGGGTCGCTCTCGCTCACCGGTGACGGACCACAGGGTGAGCCCGGCGGCAATAGCGCCTACCGGCTCGCGAGTGTGTGGGGGCAATTCGAGTGGGCTGGTGGCAGCGAACTCCCCCGCGGCCCGATCTTGCTCGTCGATGACCTCGTCGACTCCCGCTGGACCCTCACAATCGCGGCGAAAGCGCTCCGCGACGCCGGGGCGGATGCCGTGCTGCCGTTCGCGCTTGCCCTGCGTGGGTAATCCGAAACGACTAACCCTCACCCGCCAGCAATTTCGCACTCTCCCTGCCGCTTCACCGGCAAGAAAGCTACTCTGGTAACTCGAACAACGTAGCCGTTGCGGTGCGATCGGAGGTCGCGATCATGTCAGGTCTCTCCACGAATCAGAGCCCCACCAAGCACGCGCGCTCGCTCGAACGTCACTCCGGCACCATGATCTCCGCCACCAACATCAACGGTGGCACCCTTCCCGCCGGCACCACGCCCACCGACACCACGCCCTACAACTTCGCCCTCGGAGCATTCCTCTCCCTGTTCGCGATTCCCCTCGCCCTCGCGGCTGCGATCCTTGTTGGCCTGCTGGGCTTTGGAATCGGAGCCATCTTCGGAGCGGTCGGGATGCTCACCGCCTTTCAACTTTTTGCTGTGGGCTCGCGCCAGACCGTCACACGCGGCCGTGATTTTCTGTTCGCCCTCATTGTGGGATCGATCGCCACCGCTCTCGGAGCCATCGCCGGACTGCTCTCCGGGCTCTTCAACACCTATGTATCTAACGGCGGCACGACCGGCATCATTGAAGACATCCTCACGGGGCGCACCGAGTTCCCTTTCCCCACACGGGCCGAGCAAATCACCGTTCCGTTCATCGTCACCGCTGTACTTGCCATCCTCGTCGTGGTTATGTACGCCGCCAAAGCAGTTGCGGCGCACCGCGACAGCCTGATGGCGAAAGCCAATGCTGCTGCAACTACCGCGACCACCCGATTCGAAACGTCGCGCCAAGCGCTGTCGTCCTCCGCCGCCAACTCGGCGAATGCAGCCAACAAGTTCGCCAATCACGTGATGACCATCAATGCGTCATCCCCCGGCATCATCCTCAACGGCAAACCACTCGGCGAACAAGAAACCCCGACGGGGTTCGCGTCGCGGTTGAGCGATCTCGCTCGCAAGGCAGTCACCGCGTGGTCGGGTCTCCGCACCGGACGATAGGCATTACCGTGGAATACGTCCGCGACCGTTGCGTCGCCATCATCCACGAGCCACAGGGCTCACTTTGAGAGAAATACTTAGCTATCCTGAGAGTTAGCAAGCTGGTGCCTGGCGAGAAAATCCCGCCGCACCGCGCGAGGTGATGACCATGTCAGAGATGTACCAAAACCCCGGCCCTGGCAACTATGCCCACGCTCAGGGGCGCGTATTCGAAGTCGAAGCGCAAATCGCCGCGGCTGAGCACGGCCGCGGCAACATCATCCAGCAGCCTGACGAGCCCTACCGGTACCGCCGCGGCATCCTCGTCGCCCTCCTCACTATCCCTATCGCCGCCATCCTCGCGGCCGTCTTCGGGCTCAACTCTCCGACCACGGGCGCCGCTACCTCACCGTTCGCCATCCTCATTGCGTTCGACCTCTTCGCTCGCGGATCAGGGCGATTGCCCGTCGCCGGCCGAGGATTCGCTGCCGCAACCGGTATCGGCATCGTCACCATGATCATCGCCGCCGCCATCAGCTACCCGTACAGCCTGTTCCTGACCTACCTCTACGACGGCGGCACCGGCGGCATCCTCGGCTCAGGCTTCGCGCGCTTCTTCTCGACCTGGATCGACGCCAATGTGACACTCATCCTCGTCACCATTGCCGTCGTGGCAGTAATCTCTGTCGTGATCGTGTGGAGAAAAGCACGAGCAGCCCGAGCCCACACCATCGCCGAACAGTAGTCGCGGCCCGGGACTGATCCGCCTGCTCGATCGCACCCATCCGCGATGCCCGTCGTCTCCGAATAACTCTGCACAGAGGGAAAATCGGCACCGTGCCGAGCAAAGGGGACACCATGGCGATCATCCGCTACACCGGTATCTACAACGCTGACGGCGGCGTCTGGGGAGAAACGCGCTACGTCATCGGTCACATGCTCGGCACGGCCGCCTGCTCGCTGTGCGACATCACGCACTCGCCGGTTCGCCGCAAACCCGAATGGGATGCCATGGTCCGCCGGCTCGGAGTGCCCCTCGACGTGCGCCACCGCAACGAAATCACTCGGGCCGAAATTAAGCACGTCGTTAGGACGGGGCTCCC
Proteins encoded in this region:
- a CDS encoding RecQ family ATP-dependent DNA helicase gives rise to the protein MTDTRTEALTVLRTLVGNETADFHEGQFEAIETLVDGRRRALVVQRTGWGKSAVYFVSTLLMRRRGAGPTVLVSPLLALMRDQIAAASRAGVRAVAINSTNPHEWAEVQQQLANDEVDVLLVSPERLNNPSFRDNQLPALINRIGMLVVDEAHCISDWGHDFRPDYRRLRELIATMPAGVPVLATTATANSRVVADIAAQLEGGASGGADGTAGVENPVGTTGAAENTAAAGTEVVTIRGPLARASLRLGVLKLPDARARLGWLLSHLAELPGSGIIYTLTVSAAEDTARLLRDSGMDVRAYTGKTDPQEREESEQALKNNTVKALVATSALGMGFDKPDLGFVIHLGAPSSPVAYYQQVGRAGRATDNADVLLMPGPEDRDIWEYFATSSMPDQANAELVISELTAAADSGAGPISTPALEARVNLRRSPLELLLKVLDVDGAVARVQGGWTATGQPWSYDAERYAGVTAARRAEQQNMLDYEQLPAGTEGCRMEFLQRALDDDTATPCGRCDNCAGIWYPTDITTDATSRATATLDKVGVPIEPRAQWPTGADKVGVPVRGRINPDQRSLEGRALARLTDLGWGGTLRTLFAPGTPDAAASPALVAACVRVLADWGWDERPVAVVSMPSRRRPQLVASVAEALASAGKLPYLGSLSLTGDGPQGEPGGNSAYRLASVWGQFEWAGGSELPRGPILLVDDLVDSRWTLTIAAKALRDAGADAVLPFALALRG